Sequence from the Melanotaenia boesemani isolate fMelBoe1 chromosome 21, fMelBoe1.pri, whole genome shotgun sequence genome:
CCCCTAAAAACTGGCTCTCATTTAGCGCCCTCGAAAACCATTCATGGCAGCAATATTTGCTCAGTCTACACTCGAATCTCGTCGTCATCCTCATCCATGAAGGTGAAATCTCTGTCATCTTCTCCACGGGGCGAGCTGTACTTTGCACTGTCCGTGTCGCCGTCGTGGAGGTGGTACTGAGGTTTATCCGAGCCTGAGCTGGACACAGAGCAGCTATCCGTGTTGTGGTGGTTGTTCCTTGCATGCAGCTCCGGGGTGTAGGGATCCACCATGGCCTTGTGCTGGTATGTGCTTCGAGGTGGCCTTGCAGGGGCCCGCTCCTCTGCGTCATCGTCATCATCGATGTGGGGAATATAGGAAGGGGATGCATGGCCCTCGCTGCCTTTACCTTCCTCATAGCCCAGGTCGTCATCCTCCcagcttttcttttccatcacACTCAAGATATCCCCGAGCATGGAGGGCCCCAAGTCAATATGGAAGGACATCATAGACTCTGCATGCTTCATCCCGCCTGATTTAGGCACAGATGGAGGCAAATCCGTAAGTTCCCCAAAGTTACGCTCATCAAACTCCACATCCCGCGATGCCATTGCAGTTGCACCGTTTATCGGCTTCCCTTCGATCTCTGTCAGCGTCTTCATCGGGCTTGAGGAAACACTCTTCGGCAGCTGGTTGCTGCTGTTACAGCTCTCGTCGTTTAGGTAAGGCAGGGATATGGCGTTTTTCACAAACTGAGAAGAGCCGGCAGAAGGCCCCGTTGTGTTGTACTCATACTTGTCCCCTCGGTTTACAGATTGAGACCGCTTGCTGCTTCTGAAGGTGCGGGATAGCAGCCCCGGTTTGGGACCTGGTGAGCCATGCTTTGTTTCTGGCTCTTTGGGAGGTTCTCCTGATCTGGTGCTTAGGAACGAAGTGTCCCCAAAGGCATCGCCTCCTCGGCCGACGTGCATGGTGTGACGGAAGTCCCCCAATGGAGCACTGATCATCTCTGCAGTCAGGTCAGCCCGAGACCTCCGCTTTGACTGGTTAGAGTTGTTCACCAGCTGCTTGAGAATAGGCATGATGGCAGTCTTTTAATTATCCTCAGATGGAAATCAAACTGGGCTTTGTAGGCGTTGGGGAGAGTTCCTTCCAAAGTTTTTTGGCAAGTGTGTGATATGTTATCAAAGAAAGTATATTTCCAGGTGTTTATTGCATGCAGCCATTCTGGTCCTTCAGCTCAGGTTTCATCTTGAGGATGAATCAGCCTAAAAGAAGAACAATGGAGAGCATTAAAGCCAAATGTAATCTGGAAACAtgccattaaaaacagacatcgTGTATactcaaatgaaaatataaaacccTGCTTTTGCTTCTCATTGCTGCCGATCTAATAACTCACCGTCTCCTGATTTCTATAAAGCACAGAAACTTTTGCTGCCAGGGCTTCAAAATGAAGACTCACTTGAGGGGTTCTAGAATAGCAAAAGCTTTAATATGCAAAAGTCTGTGAGGGTGTTATGTAATGTTGAAAGGGGCTTTTCTGGTACGAAGTTCATAGCTTATTCCGCTTCAATCCAGTAACAAGACCACCAGTGAAGTTTGCCATGGTAAAGTAAGTTCCAATTCAAATGAGTTTCCATTCCTCTGATACATTTTTTGAGGTTCTTTCTATCTGCTGTCTCCCTCAGTTTTTCACTGGGCTACAACGCTGCTGTTACCGCTGTGCTTTAGTTCCCATTTAGGCCCCTCACTGTTACATAAGCAGGAAGACAGGATACTGGGAGCCAGAGCAGTTCAGctaaaaggaataaaaggatgaaggaaaaaaaaactgaggggAGAAGCATTTTTTCAGCATGGGTCAACTTACAGCACAACTTAGAAAGTCCAGATCAGCTACATTCTTTTGTCACCCTGATAATCGGGGAGATAAAATGTTTCCTAGCTTTGTGTATTTCCTCTCTAGCTAATTTAGCCTCGAAGGAGCCATGTGAGTCCCAActaattttattgaaattttattattta
This genomic interval carries:
- the cdc42ep4b gene encoding cdc42 effector protein 4 — protein: MPILKQLVNNSNQSKRRSRADLTAEMISAPLGDFRHTMHVGRGGDAFGDTSFLSTRSGEPPKEPETKHGSPGPKPGLLSRTFRSSKRSQSVNRGDKYEYNTTGPSAGSSQFVKNAISLPYLNDESCNSSNQLPKSVSSSPMKTLTEIEGKPINGATAMASRDVEFDERNFGELTDLPPSVPKSGGMKHAESMMSFHIDLGPSMLGDILSVMEKKSWEDDDLGYEEGKGSEGHASPSYIPHIDDDDDAEERAPARPPRSTYQHKAMVDPYTPELHARNNHHNTDSCSVSSSGSDKPQYHLHDGDTDSAKYSSPRGEDDRDFTFMDEDDDEIRV